The Mercenaria mercenaria strain notata chromosome 8, MADL_Memer_1, whole genome shotgun sequence genome has a segment encoding these proteins:
- the LOC123566726 gene encoding maspardin-like, with protein sequence MGEIQNSQEYQSFRSSVPQKKLVVDDDDKKEWTMYDTGPRHLKCPLICLPPASGKAEVFFKQLLSLSTAGFRVIAVEYPIYWTMKEFCEGFKRLLDHLQLDKVHIFGASLGGFLAQKFAEYTHKSPRVASLILCNSFYETSIFQQTNSAPTFWMMPALFLKKMVMGNFDKSLTDPEIADSIDFMVEKLDSLSQQELASRLTLNCMNCYVEPQKLSGVEVTIMDVFDDCALSQEVREEMYKCYPNAKRAHLKHGGNFPYLSKSLEVNIFIQIHLKVFDDTQYSAKSVITDVDRPGSSNSVE encoded by the exons TtagttgttgatgatgatgataagaaAGAATGGACAATGTACGATACTGGTCCACGGCATTTAAAATGTCCACTGATATGTCTACCTCCAGCAAGTGGGAAAGCTGAAGTTTTCTTCAAACAGTTGTTATCCCTTTCTACGGCAGGCTTCAGAGTTATAGCA GTTGAATATCCAATTTACTGGACCATGAAGGAGTTCTGTGAGGGATTTAAAAGGTTACTGGACCACTTACAACTGGACAAG GTACATATATTTGGTGCTTCTCTGGGAGGATTTTTGGCACAAAAGTTTGCCGAATACACACACAAGTCACCAAGAGTGGCTTCCCTTATACTGTGCAATTCTTTCTATGAAACTAGCATTTTTCAACAGACAAATTCAGCTCCTAC GTTTTGGATGATGCCGGCATTGTTCCTGAAGAAGATGGTGATGGGAAACTTTGACAAAAGTCTCACAGATCCAGAAATAGCTGACTCTATAGATTTTATGGTGGAAAAG CTTGACAGTTTGAGTCAGCAGGAACTTGCCTCTCGTCTAACATTGAATTGTATGAACTGTTATGTTGAACCACAGAAACTGTCTGGAGTTGAGGTCACCATAATGGAT GTTTTTGATGATTGTGCCCTGTCGCAAGAAGTGAGGGAAGAAATGTATAAATGTTATCCCAACGCCAAACGTGCTCATCTTAAACATGGTGGCAACTTTCCATACTTGAGTAAAAGTCTTGAAGTCAACATATTTATACAG attcatttaaaagtttttgatgATACACAATACAGTGCTAAATCTGTGATAACTGATGTGGATCGACCAGGGTCAAGTAACAGTGTAGAATGA